The DNA segment CCACGAGGAGCCGCTCGAATCGAAACAAAGGGAAGGCTCGTCCCTCGAATGGGGAACGGCCCGGGTCATCGAGGAACAGGGTTTCGTGCCGGATATCGTCTACGACCTGGGGGACGAGGGGAAGGAACCCATGATCCGGGTCATCGCGGGCGATCCGGAGCAGGTCGCGGATATCGCGCTGGCCGTGCTGGAAAGGTCCCGGGGCAAGTAGTCGGGGCAGGCCGGAGCCACGGCAATTTGGACCGCGATGCGGCTCGGCCGAGGCAGATTGAACGATAGGCGAACACGCAACAACCGCCAGCCGCCGGACCGTTCAATACCCCAGTTTGCGTAGATAGGCGCGTTCCCGACGCATCTTCTCGAGGTCGGGCAGGTCCGACTGGCTGGGGCACACGGTCACCCACCGGTCGTAGCCGATTTCCTCCAGCGCCTTCATGGCCGCGCCGAAGTCGAGCAATCCTCCGTCTCCGAGCTCGACGAAGCGGTAATCCTTGTAATCCTGCAGGTGCACGTATACCAGCCGGTCTCTGTAATCCCGGATGGACTGGGCGGGATCGTAGTGCCAGAAAGCCGAATGGGAGACGTCGATGCAGAGTTGCGCCCGTTTCATCAGGCGCATGAGGAGCTCCCACTCCTCGCGGGAATCAACCGTGGTGCTGGTATGGATGTGGTAGCACACGTCCAGGTCGTACTGCGATGCGTAGTCGGCGAATTCGTCGGACAGGTCCGCCAGGGCCCGGATGTCGTCCGGTGTCGATGAGCGTCCGTAGGGACGGTTGGCGCCCATGAACATGAAGGTGTCGGCCTCCACGTCCGCGGCGAAGTCGATGCGGCGCTTGTTCCGCTCCTTCATCTCGAAATCGCCGTCGAGCGATATGCCGCGGCTGGTGACGACGGCGACCGTCACGCCCGCACGGTCCGAAATGGTCTTCACCCGTTTGGCCGAACCCAGCCAGTCCAGCGACTGCCGGATCTCCCATCCGTCCCAGCCGGTTTCCTTAAGCTGCCCGAGGATTTCATCCAGGTCCGGGGTCTGCCACCGCAGTCCGCTGAATCCCAGTTTGAATTTCAAAGCGGCTCCTTTACGCTACGCCTTTATCTACGCCGCGCCTCTATTTACGCCGCGCCTCTGCCTACGCTGCGCTCCTATCCGGCCACCTCGCCCGAAATCGCGATTTTGCGGACCTCTTCTCCGTCGAGCCGGTAGTTGGTCGACAGCGCGTCGATGGCCTCGCCGACCCGGCTCAGCGGTAGGGTGTGGGAAACCATTTCCTCGAAGGGGTAGCGGCCCGATTCGAGGATGGGCAGGCCACGCACGAAATGCGTGATGGTGCTGGCCCAGACGCCGACGAGGGTGATGTGGCGGAACACGAAGTGATTGAAGGGGTTCATGCGGACGTCCCCCGCGTCCGTGAAATGGCCGCCTTCCACGTAGGTGCCGCCGCGCCGCAGCATTTCCACACCCTCCGGGATGGCCGGCGGCACGCCCGTGCATTCGAAGACCACGTCGGCGCCGTAACCGCCCGGCGTCTCCGCCTTGACCGCTTCGATGCGTTCCTGCGCGTCCGGCACTTCCTCGATGTTGATGGTCACGTCGGCGCCGAAGGCCTTCGCCAGTTCCAGGCGAGACGCGGGCGCCCCGACCACGATGGTGCGGTGCGCGCCAGCCTCGATGGCCGCGGCCAGGCTGAACAGGCCGATGGCGCCGGCGCCCTGGATCACCGCCGTGGACCCGAGTTTCATCTGGGCCTTTTCGGCGAAGTGCAGGCCGACGGTGAAGGGTTCGAGCAGCACGGCGACTTCGGGGGAACTCTGAACCTTGAGAAACTTGCTGCGGGGTATGTTCAGCAGGACGTATTCCGCGTACCCACCCTGGAAGTGGGGCTTGATGTCGGCATAGGGCCGGAATCCGTAGGCCAGCACGTTGGGACAGAGCCCGGGCTCCCGCACCACCGCGCAGAAGTAGCAGGTCCCGCACTGCTGCCCCGGGATGATGGCGATGAGATCGCCCTCCCTGACCGGCTTTTCCATGGCGTCCGAGTCGACGCCCGACCCCAGCTTCTCGATGACGCCCACGATCTCATGGCCCAGTACCAGCGGAAAGGCCTTGCGCCGCGCGTGGCCGTGATAGATGTGCACGTCCGTGCCGCAGACGCCGCACATGGACTGCCTTACGAGCACCTCTCCCGGACCGGGGTCGGGGACCACCGCCTCGCCGACGGTGAACGTGCCCTTTTCCCCGCTCAGGATCGCCGCTCTTCCCGTTCGCGCCATTCAACCTCCAGGATTCAGCCGTTGAAGCGTCTTTCCGCCTCCGCCCAGTCCACGACGTTCCACCAGGCTTCGATATACGCGGGACGCAGGTTCTGGTAATTCAAGTAGTAGGCGTGTTCCCAGACGTCCAGCCCCAGAATGGCCGTCTTGCCTTCCATGATCGGGCTGTCCTGGTTGGCCGTGGAGTAGACTTCGAGGTTGCCCGCCCCGTCCTTCGCGAGCCAGGCCCATCCGGAACCGAAGCGCGTCGCGCCCGCGGCCGCGAACTGCTCCTTCATCGCGTCGAGACCGCCGAAGGTACCGTCGATCGCCGCGGCCAGGTTGCCCGAGGGATTCCCGCCGCCGCTGCCGCTCATGATCGTCCAGAACTGCGTGTGGTTGGCGTGGCCGCCGCCGTTGTTGCGCACGGCGGTCTTGATGGCGTCCGGCACGATGGCGCAGTTGTCGGCCAGCAGTTCGTCCAGGCTCTTGCCGGACAGGTCGCCGTGGTCCGCCAGGGCGTTGTTCAGGTTGGTGATATAGGTGTTGTGGTGCTTGCCGTGATGGATTTCCATGGTGCGCGTATCGATGTGGGGCTCGAGCGCGTCATGGGCATAGGGCAGATCGGGCAGCGTGAATGACATGGTACTCTCCTTTGGGGATGGATCCGCACAACTGTTGAGAATCGCGGTGCCGGCCAGTCCGGCCAGGGCGCCGCCTGCTATTTTTCCGATGAAATTCCGGCGGGTAAGGCCGGAGCCTGCGCTTTCCGTTTCCCGGTTCGAATCCGCTTCGGGGATCGAATGCTCTTCCGGATCTTTTGGTTTCATTACAAGGCCTCTCCCTGTGTTTGTCTGCTGTCGTCGGGCGCCACTCCGGACCTGTGCAGGCGCCACTCCGGATCGGGCCGGGTTTAGCCGGGGCTCCGGACCCGGCGGGCATCCTTGGATTTCCGGCGCCACTCCGGACCCGGTATCGCGTCTTATCCCGCCAGCGCTATGCCGGCGCCGCGACGTCTCCAAACAGCGTAAAGGGCGTGGAACCGTTCACGCGCACGGGCACGATCGCGTTGGAATCGATCCCCGCCTGCATGGGAAACACGACGGTCTTAAAGGTGTCCGTCTTGCCGAAGAGCTTGTCGGCGTCCCGCCTTGACCGACCCTCGACGAGCACATTCACGATCTTTCCCCGGTACGCCCGGTTCCAGACGTCGGAGATCGCCTTCTGCATTTCGATGATCGCCGTCAATCGCCGGGCCTTCACCTCTTCCGGGACGTCGTCGGCCAGCCGCCTGTGGGAAGCTGTCCCGGGCCTCGGAGAATACTTGAACATGAAGGCACTGTCGAATTGCACGGTACGCATCATCTCGCGGGTCGCCTCGAATTCTTCCTCCGTCTCGCCGCAGAATCCCACGATGATATCCGTCGTCAGGGTGATTCGGGGGATGTTCTCCCGGAGCCTGCCGACTACGTCCAGAAACGATTCCGGGGTGTAATCCCGGCGCATGCGGGACAGGGTCGTCGATGCGCCGGACTGCAGCGGCAGGTGCGTGTGCGGGCATATCTTCGGAGAAGCCGCCATGACCTCGATCAACCGGTCGGGGAAATGCGCCGGGTGGGGCGAGGTAAACCGGATGCGTTCGATGCCGTCGATTTCCGCCGCCCGCGAAAGCAGGTCCGCGAAATCGACCTCGCCGTCCCGGTACTTGTTCACCGTCTGGCCGAGCAGGGTCACCTCCCGGTACCCTTCCGCCGCGAGGTGCTCGATCTGGCGAATCACTTCGCCGTGGGGCGTGCTCCGCTCTCGGCCGCGCACGAAAGGCACGATGCAGAAGGTGCACATCTTGTCGCAACCGCGCATGATCGTGACCCAGCCGTTCACGCCGGCTTCCCTGACGGGGTCGATGTCGAGATAGTGTTCCGCCCGGTCCCAGGTCAGGTCCAGCGCCGGTTCGTCTTCCGTGGACAGGGTCCGGAGCATGGCCGGCAGCCGCCGGTAACTGTCGGGACCCGCGACCAGGTCGATGTAGGGCGCCTTGTCGATGATCCGGTCGCCGAGGTGCTGGGACATGCATCCGCAGAGCCCCAGGATCAGACCGGGATTGGCCGTCTTGAACCGGTTCAGTTCGGACATGCGTCCGAGTACCCGCTGCTCCGCGTTCTCGCGGATCGCGCAGGTATTCACCAGGATCACGTCGGCCCGCTCGACCCGGTCGGTGACCCGGTATCCTTCACGTGCGAGCAGCCCCACGATCAGCTCGGAATCCGCCTTGTTCATCTGGCAGCCGTAGGTCTCCACGTACAGGGCGCGGCTCCGTGCTGCCGGGGCGTCCGCCGGCGGTTCGAGCATCGTCTTTTCCGTCACCATAATGTCCTGTCTTTCAAGCGTTTTTTGATTCCGGTAATCTAACGGGCCGCACCGTGACCGTCAATCAAAAACATACCCGTGCCGGCGTATCCGACACCGCAGTTGTTCCAGTCCTTCCCGGACTTCATCGCGGGGCAGTCCGCCCCTTTCCAGGCGGTCGTCCGCCATGGATTCGAGCCGTTCGTAGAATCCCAGGCCGAGCTCGGCGATTTCGGGCTCGGCCGGGTGGTCGTCCATCAGGTGAAACAGGACGTCTTCGGCCTTGCCGTACTGGCCGTACCGTTCGTAGTACCGGAACAGCAGCAGCGTGGTCGGCATCGGAAGCGCCGTATCGGCCAGGAGCTCCAGCAGTTCGCCGATCGCTTCGCGGGGATCCGTCACGAGACCGGATCGGTCGATCTCTTCGCTGAT comes from the Gemmatimonadota bacterium genome and includes:
- a CDS encoding sugar phosphate isomerase/epimerase, whose amino-acid sequence is MKFKLGFSGLRWQTPDLDEILGQLKETGWDGWEIRQSLDWLGSAKRVKTISDRAGVTVAVVTSRGISLDGDFEMKERNKRRIDFAADVEADTFMFMGANRPYGRSSTPDDIRALADLSDEFADYASQYDLDVCYHIHTSTTVDSREEWELLMRLMKRAQLCIDVSHSAFWHYDPAQSIRDYRDRLVYVHLQDYKDYRFVELGDGGLLDFGAAMKALEEIGYDRWVTVCPSQSDLPDLEKMRRERAYLRKLGY
- a CDS encoding zinc-binding dehydrogenase; protein product: MARTGRAAILSGEKGTFTVGEAVVPDPGPGEVLVRQSMCGVCGTDVHIYHGHARRKAFPLVLGHEIVGVIEKLGSGVDSDAMEKPVREGDLIAIIPGQQCGTCYFCAVVREPGLCPNVLAYGFRPYADIKPHFQGGYAEYVLLNIPRSKFLKVQSSPEVAVLLEPFTVGLHFAEKAQMKLGSTAVIQGAGAIGLFSLAAAIEAGAHRTIVVGAPASRLELAKAFGADVTINIEEVPDAQERIEAVKAETPGGYGADVVFECTGVPPAIPEGVEMLRRGGTYVEGGHFTDAGDVRMNPFNHFVFRHITLVGVWASTITHFVRGLPILESGRYPFEEMVSHTLPLSRVGEAIDALSTNYRLDGEEVRKIAISGEVAG
- a CDS encoding superoxide dismutase produces the protein MSFTLPDLPYAHDALEPHIDTRTMEIHHGKHHNTYITNLNNALADHGDLSGKSLDELLADNCAIVPDAIKTAVRNNGGGHANHTQFWTIMSGSGGGNPSGNLAAAIDGTFGGLDAMKEQFAAAGATRFGSGWAWLAKDGAGNLEVYSTANQDSPIMEGKTAILGLDVWEHAYYLNYQNLRPAYIEAWWNVVDWAEAERRFNG
- the miaB gene encoding tRNA (N6-isopentenyl adenosine(37)-C2)-methylthiotransferase MiaB; protein product: MLEPPADAPAARSRALYVETYGCQMNKADSELIVGLLAREGYRVTDRVERADVILVNTCAIRENAEQRVLGRMSELNRFKTANPGLILGLCGCMSQHLGDRIIDKAPYIDLVAGPDSYRRLPAMLRTLSTEDEPALDLTWDRAEHYLDIDPVREAGVNGWVTIMRGCDKMCTFCIVPFVRGRERSTPHGEVIRQIEHLAAEGYREVTLLGQTVNKYRDGEVDFADLLSRAAEIDGIERIRFTSPHPAHFPDRLIEVMAASPKICPHTHLPLQSGASTTLSRMRRDYTPESFLDVVGRLRENIPRITLTTDIIVGFCGETEEEFEATREMMRTVQFDSAFMFKYSPRPGTASHRRLADDVPEEVKARRLTAIIEMQKAISDVWNRAYRGKIVNVLVEGRSRRDADKLFGKTDTFKTVVFPMQAGIDSNAIVPVRVNGSTPFTLFGDVAAPA